One part of the Lycorma delicatula isolate Av1 chromosome 7, ASM4794821v1, whole genome shotgun sequence genome encodes these proteins:
- the LOC142327960 gene encoding S-formylglutathione hydrolase-like isoform X2, whose amino-acid sequence MGLTEVSSNFCFGGYQKTFSHESSELKCKMQFSVYIPPQVDTNKVPVIYWLSGLECTEQNFPQKAGAQRIASELGILIVCPDTSPRGCNIDGENDSWDFGTGAGFYLNASREPWNKNYRMYSYVTAELPALITENFPVISTKQSIMGHSMGGHGALICALKNPGKYCSVSAFAPICHPSACPWGRKAFSGYLGGEDGSNWDEWDATKLVAKYDGPPLEIFIDQGMADKFLTVGQLQPEVFVDACKNAEMAVILKKRESYDHGYYFIATFIEEHLKFHARYLKV is encoded by the exons ctCTGAACTAAAATGCAAAATGCAGTTTTCTGTATATATTCCTCCACAAGTTGACACAAATAAAGTACCCGTTATATATTGGTTATCCGGTTTAGAATGTACAGAACAAAATTTTCCTCAGAAGGCTGGTGCTCAGCGAATAGCATCTGAATTAGGAATTCTTATTGTATGCCCTGATACTAGTCCac gtgGATGCAATATCGACGGTGAAAATGATAGTTGGGATTTTGGAACCGGTGCTGGATTTTATTTGAATGCTTCTAGAGAACCgtggaataaaaattatagaatgtatTCATATGTAACTGCTGAACTTCCTGcgttaattactgaaaattttccaGTAATTTCGACAAAACAGAGTATTATGGGACATAG tatgggTGGACATGGTGCATTAATATGCGCATTGAAAAATCCTGGAAAATActgtagcgtctctgcctttgcACCGATTTGTCATCCGTCGGCTTGTCCATGGGGACGTAAAGCATTTTCTGGTTATCTTGGAGGTGAAGATGGAAGCAATTGGGATGAATGGGATGCTACAAAACTTGTTGCCAAGTACGATGGGCCaccattagaaatatttattgatcag ggaatGGCTGATAAATTTCTGACTGTTGGGCAGTTACAACCGGAAGTATTTGTCGATGCTTGTAAAAATGCTGAGATggctgttattttaaaaaaacgtgagAGTTATGATCACGGGTATTATTTCATCGCTACTTTTATAGaggaacatttaaaatttcatgcgCGTTaccttaaagtttaa